The Spirosoma radiotolerans genome has a window encoding:
- a CDS encoding fatty acid--CoA ligase encodes MIQTKLIPRTAEAHEPPMLIKTMLAQSLKYEPQREIVYRDLFRINYVQFNQRVRQLANVLTELDIQPGDMVAVFDWDSHRYLECFFGVTSLGAILHTVNVRLSPAQILYTMNHAKDKLVLIHEDFLPILAAIKDQLTTVETFIVLSDNVYSNGAETTPLSEIPTGFSGEYEALLKGASNQYEFPDFDENTWATSFYTTGTTGNPKGVYFSHRQLFMHTMGLLTYIIGYEAMPFKGSTDVYMPITPMFHVHAWGFPFLATMMSAKQVYPGRYEPELLLKLLVKEGVTLSHCVPTILNMLVSSPAAPNFRANLSRWKVMIGGSALTKGLANAAMNLGITVMSGYGMSETAPVMAIGYLNEQEKELSAEEQIELRTRAGRISPFVEMRLMDDNGNFVPHDGHSLGEIVARGPWLTQGYYEDPERGADLWKGGWLHTGDVASITADYWVMISDRTKDVIKTGGEWVSSLDMEDVLSQVDGVAESAVIGLPDDRWGERPHALIIQKPGYSLTAEGIKADLKAKVDRGELHKWYVPDRILFVSEIPKTSVGKIDKKKIRSEMKELILAL; translated from the coding sequence ATGATTCAGACAAAACTAATTCCACGCACTGCAGAAGCGCATGAGCCCCCCATGCTGATTAAAACGATGCTGGCGCAGTCGCTCAAATATGAACCTCAACGCGAGATTGTTTATCGGGACTTATTTCGAATAAACTATGTCCAGTTCAACCAACGTGTTCGGCAATTGGCGAATGTGCTGACGGAGCTGGACATCCAACCGGGTGATATGGTTGCTGTATTTGACTGGGATAGCCATCGATACCTCGAATGTTTTTTTGGTGTTACGAGCTTGGGAGCCATTCTTCACACCGTCAACGTTCGGTTATCGCCCGCGCAGATTTTATACACCATGAATCACGCTAAGGATAAGCTTGTCCTGATTCACGAGGATTTCCTGCCCATTCTGGCAGCTATAAAAGACCAGTTAACAACAGTTGAAACGTTTATCGTCCTGAGTGACAACGTTTATAGCAATGGTGCCGAAACAACCCCGCTTAGCGAGATACCAACTGGTTTTTCGGGCGAATACGAAGCCCTGTTGAAGGGCGCTTCGAATCAGTATGAGTTTCCGGATTTTGATGAAAATACCTGGGCTACGTCCTTTTATACGACGGGTACAACAGGCAATCCGAAGGGTGTTTACTTCTCCCACCGACAGTTGTTCATGCATACAATGGGCTTGCTGACCTACATCATCGGTTACGAAGCCATGCCGTTCAAGGGCTCTACTGACGTGTATATGCCCATTACGCCCATGTTCCATGTCCATGCCTGGGGCTTCCCTTTTCTGGCCACCATGATGTCGGCCAAGCAGGTGTACCCAGGCCGCTATGAGCCCGAGCTACTCCTTAAACTACTTGTTAAAGAAGGGGTTACTTTGTCTCATTGTGTTCCAACCATTCTGAACATGCTTGTCAGCAGTCCAGCGGCCCCAAATTTCCGGGCCAATCTCAGCCGCTGGAAAGTAATGATTGGTGGTTCGGCACTGACAAAAGGACTGGCGAATGCCGCAATGAATCTGGGAATTACCGTTATGTCAGGCTACGGCATGTCCGAAACAGCTCCCGTAATGGCTATTGGCTACTTAAATGAGCAGGAGAAAGAATTGTCGGCTGAAGAGCAAATTGAGCTTCGAACCCGCGCCGGGCGTATTTCGCCTTTTGTTGAGATGCGTTTGATGGACGACAACGGAAACTTTGTGCCTCACGATGGCCATTCGCTTGGCGAAATTGTGGCGCGTGGCCCCTGGCTTACTCAGGGTTATTACGAAGATCCCGAGCGCGGTGCCGACCTTTGGAAAGGTGGCTGGCTTCACACGGGTGATGTGGCCAGCATTACGGCGGACTATTGGGTTATGATTTCTGACCGTACCAAAGACGTTATCAAAACCGGGGGTGAATGGGTATCTTCGCTGGATATGGAAGATGTTTTGTCACAGGTCGACGGGGTAGCTGAGTCCGCCGTTATTGGCCTTCCCGACGACCGCTGGGGCGAACGTCCACATGCGCTCATCATCCAGAAACCAGGTTATTCCTTAACGGCCGAAGGCATAAAAGCCGACTTGAAGGCAAAAGTGGATCGGGGTGAGTTACACAAATGGTATGTGCCCGACCGAATTTTATTTGTATCTGAAATTCCGAAGACAAGCGTCGGGAAAATCGACAAGAAGAAGATTCGAAGCGAGATGAAAGAGTTGATCCTTGCTTTATAA
- a CDS encoding Uma2 family endonuclease, protein MESIRVHLPEDLRMNDDEFTRFCQDNPDLKFERRKNGDIVLMANTSGETGNTNFELAARFAVWNWQSQFGKFFDSSTAFRLPDTSIMSPDVSAIKQSRWDTLTAEQRRKILPLCPDFVLELRSQSDRLKDCFEKMDDWMANGCQLGWLIDVSNQVTYIYRSNQATQEVAGLGLLSGERVLPGFELDLKSIL, encoded by the coding sequence ATGGAATCAATACGGGTGCATTTACCGGAAGATTTAAGAATGAACGATGACGAGTTCACTCGTTTTTGTCAGGATAATCCGGACCTGAAATTTGAGCGCCGGAAGAATGGTGATATTGTACTAATGGCCAACACAAGTGGAGAAACCGGTAATACCAATTTTGAATTAGCAGCTCGGTTTGCTGTTTGGAACTGGCAGTCCCAATTCGGAAAGTTTTTCGATTCGTCGACGGCCTTTCGCCTGCCTGATACGTCGATCATGTCACCCGATGTTTCTGCCATTAAACAAAGCCGCTGGGATACACTTACCGCTGAACAGCGTCGCAAGATTCTACCGTTATGCCCTGATTTTGTTCTCGAATTACGCTCCCAGTCTGACCGCCTGAAAGACTGCTTCGAGAAAATGGATGACTGGATGGCTAACGGTTGCCAATTAGGTTGGTTAATCGATGTTTCGAATCAGGTAACCTATATTTACCGGTCTAATCAGGCAACTCAGGAAGTTGCTGGACTTGGTCTGCTTTCCGGCGAAAGGGTATTACCAGGATTTGAACTTGACTTGAAAAGTATCCTCTAA
- the ppk1 gene encoding polyphosphate kinase 1 → MRYSLNSNRTILGNLVSRFTNRPANAPAQGADKLAKVSEKVINVIDQSDYLSRDLSWLKFNERVLDQARTAQAPLGNRTLMERLKFLAISASNLDEFFMIRVGSLYNYLDYHKQRVDYSGLREVPFRKALYTTAHQFFQEQQAVFSEQLLPLFAENGLQLVTYASMAPEEQEEATNYFDRAIYPTLTPMLYDYTHTFPVLLAKVLIFGVVTQNPDEAEVKSLRAEDEDDRQRLSFVQIPANLPRFISFEREDTIVFIPIEEIVRQNIKKLYRNVEIQSVNLFRITRNGDFTLDENDDDEVDFIDEVRQKIKNRRLGRVTRVEIETKGSGTDSQSSVGSPWMLNLLKKRWEIDDLNIFESHTLLDFSSLWQIIGNPEFKDGMPVPHAPVPPLGLGRDKTDDIFELIKQRDLLLHHPYNNFEPVLQLLEQAAEDPNVLAIKITVYRLAKRSRITEALLKAAENGKHVSVLFEVKARFDEENNIREAQRLQKAGCFVIYGISRFKTHTKLLLVVRNEGSRVVRYAHMATGNYNEDTSKLYTDIGLLTTNETYTHDISEFFNVITGHSVPNQYQYLITAPRDMREQLLRLIRIEADNAQRGLLSGICIKVNSLEDKQVIDELYKASQAGVPIRLIVRSICCLRPHRAGLSENITVRSIVGDFLEHTRIYYFHNNGDPKVYGGSADVMVRSFDRRIESLFILADKRVKQQAILILKENLRDNVNAYELKEDGDFKKCEVSEGAEPFNMHQRFFEVTEKEAMEARLFDPEIKPADVAQIEEEYQEGAERAIANI, encoded by the coding sequence ATGCGTTATTCCCTTAACTCAAACCGCACCATATTGGGTAACTTGGTTTCCCGTTTCACGAACCGACCGGCCAATGCACCGGCCCAGGGAGCAGACAAACTGGCGAAGGTTAGTGAAAAAGTTATCAATGTCATTGACCAGAGTGACTACTTAAGCCGCGATTTGAGTTGGCTTAAGTTCAATGAGCGCGTACTGGATCAGGCTCGTACGGCCCAGGCTCCTTTAGGAAACCGCACACTCATGGAACGGCTGAAGTTCCTGGCGATCTCGGCGTCAAATTTGGACGAGTTCTTTATGATCCGTGTAGGTAGTTTGTACAACTACCTCGACTATCATAAGCAACGGGTCGACTACTCGGGATTGCGTGAAGTACCTTTCCGGAAAGCCCTCTACACGACAGCCCATCAGTTTTTTCAGGAGCAACAGGCTGTCTTCTCGGAACAATTGTTACCCCTTTTTGCCGAAAACGGGCTGCAACTTGTTACATACGCCAGTATGGCGCCTGAAGAGCAGGAAGAAGCGACAAATTACTTCGACCGGGCCATCTATCCAACGTTGACTCCCATGTTGTATGACTACACGCATACCTTCCCGGTCCTGTTGGCTAAAGTCCTCATTTTTGGTGTCGTTACGCAAAATCCCGATGAAGCGGAAGTAAAAAGCCTGCGGGCCGAAGATGAAGATGACCGCCAACGGTTGTCTTTTGTCCAGATCCCAGCTAACCTGCCCCGATTTATTTCGTTCGAGCGCGAGGATACCATCGTCTTCATCCCGATTGAAGAGATTGTTCGGCAGAATATCAAAAAACTGTATAGAAACGTCGAAATTCAATCGGTAAATCTGTTTCGCATCACGCGGAATGGCGATTTTACGCTCGATGAGAACGACGATGATGAAGTCGATTTCATTGACGAAGTTCGGCAGAAGATCAAAAATCGTCGCCTGGGCCGTGTGACTCGGGTTGAAATTGAAACCAAAGGCAGCGGGACCGATAGCCAGTCTTCGGTAGGATCACCCTGGATGTTGAATCTGCTCAAAAAGCGGTGGGAAATTGATGACTTAAACATTTTCGAATCCCATACACTGCTCGATTTTTCGTCTTTATGGCAAATCATTGGTAATCCAGAGTTTAAGGATGGGATGCCCGTTCCGCATGCACCCGTACCTCCGCTGGGATTGGGGCGTGATAAAACCGACGACATATTTGAGCTGATCAAACAGCGCGATCTGCTGCTTCACCATCCTTACAATAATTTTGAACCGGTGCTTCAACTGCTCGAACAAGCGGCTGAAGACCCGAACGTATTGGCCATCAAAATTACCGTTTACCGGCTGGCCAAACGGTCCCGCATTACGGAGGCTTTATTAAAAGCGGCCGAAAATGGTAAGCACGTATCGGTTCTTTTTGAAGTGAAAGCTCGTTTTGACGAGGAGAATAATATTCGGGAAGCGCAACGCTTGCAGAAAGCGGGCTGCTTCGTTATTTACGGCATCAGCCGGTTCAAAACCCATACCAAGCTACTTCTGGTCGTTCGAAATGAAGGGAGCCGCGTTGTCCGCTATGCCCACATGGCCACCGGCAACTACAATGAAGATACGTCGAAATTGTACACCGATATCGGCTTGCTGACAACGAATGAGACGTACACTCATGATATTTCGGAGTTTTTCAATGTCATCACGGGTCATTCAGTACCCAATCAATACCAATACCTGATTACGGCCCCGCGCGACATGCGTGAACAGTTGCTTCGACTGATCCGGATCGAAGCGGATAATGCGCAGCGGGGTTTATTAAGCGGCATTTGTATAAAAGTCAACTCCCTAGAAGACAAGCAGGTAATCGATGAGTTGTACAAGGCATCGCAGGCGGGTGTACCCATCCGGCTGATCGTCCGCAGCATCTGCTGCCTGCGACCTCACCGGGCTGGTTTGAGTGAAAATATAACAGTTCGCTCCATCGTAGGTGATTTTCTGGAGCACACGCGCATCTACTATTTTCACAACAACGGCGATCCGAAAGTATATGGCGGTAGCGCCGATGTGATGGTACGAAGCTTTGACCGACGTATTGAGTCGTTATTCATTCTAGCCGATAAACGAGTCAAGCAACAGGCCATCCTTATTCTAAAAGAGAACCTGCGCGACAATGTCAATGCGTATGAGCTGAAGGAAGATGGCGATTTTAAGAAATGTGAAGTATCCGAAGGTGCCGAACCGTTCAATATGCATCAGCGTTTCTTTGAAGTAACGGAAAAAGAAGCCATGGAAGCCCGGCTGTTTGATCCTGAGATTAAACCGGCTGATGTAGCTCAGATTGAAGAGGAATATCAGGAAGGTGCCGAACGGGCCATTGCGAACATTTAG
- the gyrB gene encoding DNA topoisomerase (ATP-hydrolyzing) subunit B, protein MTNELIEEDAPIETALGNYGADNIQVLEGLEAVRKRPSMYIGDVGTRGLHHLIWEVVDNSIDEALAGYCDKITVTINPDNSITVQDNGRGIPTGINTKMGVSALQMAMTMLHAGGKFDKDTYKVSGGLHGVGVSCVNALSTDLRVEVHREGKIFEQEYKIGIPLYDVRVIGDAEDTGTRTHFKPDGTIFTDTVYKYDTIAGRLRELAYLNKGIHIFLNDLRELDENGQPLRQDDFFSEGGLVEFVEYLDQTRPALDGMKPIYMENTKGSTPVQVALIYNYEAGENVLSYVNNINTHEGGTHVQGFRSALTRVLKNYADKNPGVLPKNSGKVTFSGEDFRKGLTAVISVKVAEPQFEGQTKTKLGNQEVVSAVSQAMADLLETWLEENPNTAKGIVKKVLVSAQARIAADLAYKRIMTERKDFMGGMGLPGKLADCSDTDPEKCELYLVEGDSAGGTAKQGRNRAFQAILPLRGKILNVEKAMEHRIYENEEIKNIWTALGVRLEKKDDETVMNLDKLRYHKIIIMTDADVDGSHIRTLILTLFYRNMKALIDNGYIYIAQPPLYLIKKGKEERYCWTEAQREAAVKELAAGGKEESVGVQRYKGLGEMNAEQLWSTTMNPDSRTLKVVTVESAADADHVFSTLMGDEVAPRRDFIERNAKYARVDV, encoded by the coding sequence ATGACCAACGAACTTATTGAAGAAGACGCTCCCATTGAAACCGCGTTAGGCAATTATGGTGCCGATAATATCCAGGTACTAGAAGGGCTGGAAGCCGTACGCAAACGTCCATCCATGTACATTGGTGACGTTGGTACACGTGGTCTCCATCACCTTATCTGGGAAGTTGTCGATAATTCCATTGATGAAGCGTTGGCAGGTTACTGCGACAAGATTACGGTAACCATCAATCCCGATAACTCAATTACTGTGCAGGATAACGGCCGGGGTATCCCGACGGGTATCAACACCAAGATGGGCGTCTCGGCGCTTCAAATGGCGATGACCATGCTGCACGCTGGTGGTAAATTTGATAAAGATACCTATAAAGTCTCTGGTGGTCTTCACGGCGTTGGCGTCTCCTGCGTAAACGCTCTGTCAACCGATCTGCGGGTAGAAGTGCACCGCGAGGGCAAGATTTTTGAACAGGAATACAAAATTGGTATTCCCTTGTATGATGTTCGTGTCATCGGCGATGCTGAGGACACGGGCACGAGAACGCATTTCAAGCCCGACGGTACTATCTTTACCGATACGGTTTATAAGTACGATACCATTGCAGGCCGTCTGCGTGAGTTAGCTTACTTGAATAAAGGCATCCATATCTTCCTGAACGATTTACGGGAACTGGACGAAAATGGCCAACCCTTGCGTCAGGATGATTTCTTTTCAGAAGGTGGTCTGGTCGAGTTTGTCGAATACCTTGATCAAACCCGCCCCGCCCTGGATGGAATGAAGCCCATCTACATGGAAAATACGAAAGGTTCGACCCCTGTTCAGGTGGCCTTGATATATAACTATGAAGCGGGCGAAAACGTCCTTTCTTACGTCAACAACATCAATACCCACGAAGGAGGTACACACGTGCAGGGCTTCCGCTCTGCCTTAACGCGTGTATTGAAAAACTATGCCGACAAAAACCCCGGCGTGTTACCTAAAAACTCGGGTAAGGTGACCTTCAGTGGTGAAGATTTCCGGAAGGGTCTTACTGCCGTTATTTCGGTCAAAGTAGCCGAACCTCAGTTTGAAGGGCAAACCAAGACGAAACTGGGTAACCAGGAAGTGGTGAGCGCGGTAAGTCAGGCAATGGCTGATCTGCTGGAAACCTGGCTGGAAGAAAACCCGAATACGGCAAAGGGCATCGTGAAGAAAGTGCTGGTGTCCGCTCAGGCGCGTATTGCGGCCGATCTGGCCTACAAGCGCATCATGACCGAGCGCAAGGACTTCATGGGTGGCATGGGCCTTCCAGGCAAACTTGCTGACTGCTCCGATACCGATCCGGAGAAATGTGAATTGTACCTGGTTGAAGGTGACTCGGCTGGCGGAACGGCCAAGCAAGGCCGCAACCGGGCGTTTCAGGCGATTCTTCCCCTTCGCGGTAAGATCCTGAACGTGGAGAAAGCCATGGAGCACCGGATCTACGAAAACGAAGAGATTAAGAACATCTGGACTGCCCTCGGTGTACGCCTTGAAAAGAAAGATGATGAGACGGTGATGAACCTGGATAAACTTCGGTATCACAAAATCATTATCATGACCGATGCTGACGTTGACGGTAGCCACATTCGTACCTTGATTCTGACGCTCTTCTACCGCAACATGAAGGCGCTGATCGACAACGGCTACATCTATATTGCGCAGCCTCCGCTGTACCTGATTAAAAAAGGCAAAGAGGAGCGCTATTGCTGGACAGAAGCACAGCGCGAAGCCGCGGTGAAAGAACTGGCCGCTGGTGGTAAGGAAGAAAGTGTGGGTGTTCAGCGGTATAAAGGTTTGGGCGAGATGAACGCCGAACAGCTCTGGAGTACGACCATGAACCCCGATAGCCGAACCTTGAAAGTCGTAACGGTTGAATCAGCTGCCGATGCAGATCACGTCTTCTCAACCCTGATGGGCGATGAAGTAGCCCCAAGGCGCGACTTCATCGAACGAAATGCAAAATACGCCCGAGTGGATGTTTAA
- a CDS encoding NupC/NupG family nucleoside CNT transporter, giving the protein MERFTGLIGIVLILGIAYALSDNRKAINYRTVGVGLLLQFSLAVFVLKTDIGRNIFQGLGYYVDRLLQKANKGAEFVFSSLVRPDELSKAFGPQNSFIFFFKVIPTIIFVAVLVNIFYHLGIMQRVVAVMAKAMKWLMGVSGAEALSNVASTFVGQVEAQIMIKPYLNGMTNSELLASMTGSFACIAGGVLAVYISLGVPAPYLLAASIMAAPGALVISKIVMPETQVSETQGTVKVEIKKIYANLLDAIAAGASEGLKVGFNVIAMLIGFIALIALIDSIMFRLGYYIFSIDYLSLNYLLGKLFSLFAWAMGVPGKDIEAAGALMGTKMVVNEFVAYLDLVKIKNTLDPKTIAIVSFALCGFANFSSIAIQVGGIGELAPKRRSDLARIGFKALICGTLASYMSATIAGLLL; this is encoded by the coding sequence ATGGAGCGTTTTACTGGCCTGATAGGCATTGTTTTAATTTTGGGTATTGCTTATGCCCTTTCTGATAACCGAAAAGCAATCAACTATCGTACCGTCGGTGTTGGGCTTCTTCTTCAGTTTAGTCTGGCAGTCTTTGTTTTGAAAACAGATATTGGCCGAAACATCTTTCAGGGACTTGGCTATTATGTTGACCGGCTTTTACAAAAAGCCAATAAAGGCGCTGAATTTGTGTTTTCATCCCTGGTAAGACCCGATGAACTGTCAAAGGCTTTTGGTCCTCAGAATAGTTTCATTTTCTTCTTTAAAGTTATTCCAACCATTATTTTCGTAGCGGTACTGGTCAATATCTTCTATCATCTGGGCATCATGCAACGGGTGGTAGCTGTTATGGCGAAGGCCATGAAGTGGCTTATGGGCGTAAGCGGTGCCGAAGCGCTTTCCAACGTAGCCAGTACCTTTGTGGGGCAGGTTGAAGCACAGATCATGATCAAGCCTTACCTGAACGGCATGACGAACTCCGAACTGCTGGCCAGTATGACCGGCTCGTTTGCCTGTATCGCGGGTGGCGTTCTGGCGGTCTACATCTCGCTTGGCGTTCCGGCTCCCTACCTGTTAGCCGCCAGCATCATGGCTGCGCCGGGTGCGCTGGTTATCAGCAAAATTGTTATGCCCGAAACGCAGGTTTCGGAAACGCAGGGGACGGTTAAAGTAGAGATCAAGAAAATCTATGCCAACCTGCTCGATGCCATTGCAGCGGGAGCCAGCGAGGGCCTCAAAGTAGGCTTCAATGTCATTGCCATGCTGATCGGCTTTATCGCGCTCATCGCCTTGATCGATAGCATTATGTTCCGGCTGGGCTATTACATTTTCAGCATCGACTACCTGAGCCTTAATTATCTGCTAGGTAAACTCTTCTCGTTGTTTGCGTGGGCCATGGGCGTACCGGGCAAAGATATTGAAGCCGCCGGGGCGCTGATGGGGACCAAAATGGTGGTCAACGAATTTGTGGCATACCTGGATCTGGTAAAAATCAAAAACACGCTCGATCCCAAAACAATCGCAATTGTCAGCTTTGCCTTATGCGGCTTTGCCAATTTCAGCTCTATTGCCATTCAGGTAGGCGGAATTGGCGAGCTGGCCCCCAAACGACGCAGCGATTTGGCTCGAATCGGTTTCAAAGCACTGATTTGTGGAACCTTGGCGAGCTATATGTCAGCCACAATTGCCGGTTTACTTCTGTAG